A DNA window from Chelativorans sp. AA-79 contains the following coding sequences:
- a CDS encoding SDR family oxidoreductase, which yields MSEHALPKQHQEHQPGKEHEMRPRPEHTPRYKGSDRLKGKVAVITGGDSGIGRATAVLFAREGAKIAFLYKDEEQDAAETERLVEEEGAEVFSRAGDIGDHKVAEDFINTVIERFGQIDVLVNNAGEQHYQKELTDISDEQLYRTYQTNIFGMFHVTRAALPHLKKGASIICTTSITAFKGQEVLMDYASTKGAILAFVRALSGNLASKGIRVNAVAPGPIWTPLIPASFPADSVESFGANVPLGRPGQPNEVAPCMLFLACEDSSYMTGQTLHPNGGTLVGG from the coding sequence ATGTCCGAACACGCACTTCCCAAGCAGCACCAGGAGCACCAGCCGGGCAAGGAGCACGAGATGCGCCCGCGCCCCGAGCACACGCCGCGCTACAAGGGCTCGGACCGCCTCAAGGGCAAAGTGGCAGTGATCACCGGCGGTGATTCCGGGATCGGCCGGGCAACGGCGGTGCTGTTCGCCCGGGAGGGGGCGAAGATTGCCTTCCTCTACAAGGATGAAGAGCAGGACGCCGCCGAGACCGAGCGCCTGGTGGAGGAAGAAGGCGCGGAGGTGTTCTCCAGGGCGGGCGACATCGGCGACCACAAGGTCGCAGAGGATTTCATCAACACCGTCATCGAGCGGTTCGGGCAGATCGACGTGCTGGTCAACAATGCGGGAGAGCAGCACTATCAGAAGGAGTTGACGGACATCTCAGACGAGCAGCTCTACCGCACCTACCAGACCAACATCTTCGGCATGTTCCACGTCACGCGCGCCGCCCTGCCTCACCTGAAGAAAGGCGCCTCGATCATCTGCACGACCTCGATCACCGCCTTCAAGGGGCAGGAGGTGCTGATGGACTACGCTTCCACCAAGGGAGCCATCCTCGCCTTCGTGCGTGCGCTGTCGGGCAATCTCGCCTCCAAGGGCATCCGCGTGAACGCGGTGGCGCCCGGTCCGATCTGGACGCCGCTGATCCCGGCTTCCTTCCCCGCCGACAGCGTGGAGAGCTTCGGCGCGAATGTGCCGCTCGGCCGCCCCGGACAGCCGAACGAGGTGGCGCCCTGCATGCTGTTCCTCGCCTGCGAGGACTCCTCCTACATGACCGGCCAGACGCTGCATCCGAACGGCGGAACGCTGGTGGGTGGATGA
- a CDS encoding DUF3008 family protein: protein MPAKSKAQQKAAGAALAAKHGDMPKSKLKGASRDMEGSMSEKELEELAETKRKNLPKKKD from the coding sequence ATGCCTGCGAAATCCAAAGCGCAGCAGAAGGCCGCCGGCGCGGCCCTTGCGGCCAAGCACGGCGACATGCCGAAGTCCAAGTTGAAGGGCGCCTCGCGCGACATGGAGGGATCCATGAGCGAGAAGGAACTCGAGGAGCTTGCCGAAACGAAGCGGAAGAACCTGCCGAAGAAGAAGGATTGA
- a CDS encoding IS630 family transposase (programmed frameshift) produces MTRPLSNDLRERVVGAVEAGESCRSVAARFGVAVSSAVKWSQRYRASGSVAPGKMGGHRKRVLEPHRAFIAERISQTPHLSLHKLKEELAARGVKVSHDTVWRFLRREGLRFKKTLFALEQARADIARRRQRWRSWQSGLDPTRLVFIDETWIKTNMAPLRGWGPRGKRLRGFAPHGHWRTLTFLGALRHDRLTAPCVFDGPINGQCFRAYVEQQLVPVLEPGDIVVMDNLGSHKSAAVRQMIKAAGARLWYLPPYSPDLNPIEQAFAKIKHWMRAAQKRTIEETWRHIGGLVSLIQPSECSNYFVNAGYASVKT; encoded by the exons ATGACGCGACCTCTTTCGAATGATCTGCGTGAACGTGTTGTTGGGGCGGTCGAGGCCGGCGAGAGCTGCCGGTCGGTGGCGGCTCGTTTCGGCGTTGCCGTCTCGTCGGCGGTGAAGTGGTCTCAGCGCTACCGTGCGAGCGGGTCTGTGGCGCCGGGCAAGATGGGCGGGCACCGCAAGCGCGTGCTGGAGCCGCACCGTGCCTTCATCGCCGAGCGGATCAGCCAGACGCCGCATCTGTCGCTGCACAAGCTGAAGGAAGAGCTGGCGGCGCGCGGCGTGAAGGTGTCGCACGATACGGTGTGGCGGTTCCTGCGCCGCGAGGGGCTTCGGTTCA AAAAAACGCTGTTCGCCCTTGAGCAGGCTCGTGCCGACATCGCCCGCCGGCGGCAACGCTGGCGTTCTTGGCAGTCCGGTCTCGATCCGACACGGCTGGTGTTCATCGACGAGACCTGGATCAAGACCAACATGGCGCCGCTGCGGGGCTGGGGACCACGCGGCAAGCGCCTGCGCGGCTTTGCCCCGCACGGCCACTGGCGCACGCTGACCTTCCTCGGCGCTTTGCGCCATGACCGGCTGACGGCGCCTTGCGTCTTCGATGGACCGATCAACGGCCAGTGCTTCCGCGCCTATGTCGAGCAGCAGCTCGTGCCGGTGCTTGAACCGGGCGACATCGTCGTCATGGACAATCTCGGCTCGCACAAGTCGGCCGCCGTCCGGCAGATGATCAAAGCCGCCGGCGCAAGGCTCTGGTATCTGCCCCCATACTCGCCCGACCTCAATCCGATCGAGCAGGCCTTCGCCAAGATCAAGCATTGGATGCGCGCGGCTCAGAAGCGGACCATCGAGGAGACATGGCGGCACATCGGCGGCCTCGTCTCCTTAATCCAGCCCAGTGAATGCAGCAACTACTTCGTCAATGCAGGATACGCTTCCGTCAAAACCTGA
- the otsA gene encoding alpha,alpha-trehalose-phosphate synthase (UDP-forming), which yields MNRLVVVSNRVADLTRTSQAGGLAVGLADSLRQRGGVWMGWDGQTLKYEEEPEPRIRKIGEVTQATIPLTEQDYTEYYLGFANSVLWPLFHYRLDLVEYKTAFLDGYRRVNAKFANALVSVLKPDDIIWIHDYHLIPLAAELRERGCKQRIGFFLHIPFPPPEILAAVPRHRWLVECLLKFDVIGFQTLTDLNNLLRYVEDHLGCELKPDGRIKTREREVIAGCYPIGIDVDAFVAMAEKPNDEVQIETKRREILGRRQIIGVDRLDYTKGLPDRLRAFARLLELYPEMRKSVALMQIATPTREEVEAYVDIRKELEALSGAINGRFADFNWTPVRYIHGTVPRDALAALYRASQVGFVTPLRDGMNLVAKEYVAAQSMDDPGVLVLSKFAGAAEDLHEALIVNPYDVDDMARNLCRALTMSLDERQERQQALMARIRKHDAAHWLNSFMAALEKGEAKKEEEH from the coding sequence GTGAACAGGCTTGTCGTCGTCTCCAACCGCGTCGCCGATCTGACGAGGACTTCCCAGGCCGGCGGCCTGGCCGTCGGCCTCGCCGATTCGCTGCGCCAGCGGGGCGGCGTATGGATGGGCTGGGACGGCCAGACGCTGAAATACGAGGAAGAGCCCGAGCCGCGCATCCGCAAGATCGGCGAGGTGACCCAGGCGACCATCCCGCTGACCGAACAGGACTATACCGAATATTACCTGGGCTTCGCCAACAGCGTGCTGTGGCCGCTCTTCCACTATCGGCTGGACCTGGTGGAATACAAGACCGCATTCCTGGACGGCTATCGGCGCGTCAATGCGAAATTCGCCAACGCGCTGGTCTCGGTCCTCAAGCCCGACGACATCATTTGGATCCACGACTATCACCTGATCCCGCTCGCGGCGGAACTGCGCGAGCGCGGCTGCAAGCAGCGCATCGGCTTCTTCCTCCACATCCCCTTCCCGCCGCCCGAAATCCTCGCCGCGGTGCCACGCCACCGTTGGCTGGTGGAGTGCCTCCTGAAGTTCGACGTCATCGGCTTCCAGACGCTTACCGACCTGAACAACCTGCTGCGCTATGTGGAGGACCATCTGGGCTGCGAACTGAAGCCCGATGGCCGCATCAAGACGCGCGAGCGGGAGGTGATCGCCGGCTGTTACCCGATCGGTATCGATGTCGACGCCTTCGTCGCCATGGCCGAGAAGCCCAACGACGAGGTGCAGATCGAGACCAAGCGGCGCGAGATCCTGGGCCGGCGGCAGATCATCGGCGTCGACCGGCTGGACTACACCAAGGGATTGCCCGACCGTCTGCGCGCCTTCGCCCGCCTCCTGGAGCTCTACCCGGAGATGCGCAAGTCCGTGGCGTTGATGCAGATCGCCACGCCGACGCGCGAGGAGGTGGAGGCCTATGTGGACATCCGCAAGGAGCTCGAAGCACTCTCGGGCGCCATCAACGGCCGCTTCGCCGATTTCAACTGGACGCCGGTGCGCTATATCCACGGTACGGTGCCGCGCGATGCTCTGGCCGCCCTCTACCGTGCGAGCCAAGTGGGGTTCGTGACCCCGCTGCGCGACGGCATGAATCTCGTTGCCAAGGAATATGTGGCGGCGCAATCCATGGACGATCCCGGCGTGCTCGTCCTTTCCAAGTTCGCCGGCGCTGCCGAAGATCTGCACGAGGCGCTGATCGTCAATCCCTATGATGTGGACGACATGGCGCGCAATCTGTGCCGGGCGCTGACGATGTCGCTGGACGAGCGGCAGGAGCGGCAACAGGCTCTCATGGCGCGCATCCGCAAGCACGACGCCGCCCATTGGCTGAACTCCTTCATGGCCGCGCTCGAAAAGGGCGAGGCGAAGAAGGAGGAGGAGCACTAG
- a CDS encoding glycoside hydrolase family 15 protein has protein sequence MTTLNLGVVGNCTFSALIDPRGRVVWCCLPRFDGDPVFNALLAGEDEPTEGLFSIELEGLVETEQSYDQNTAVLTTRLHGTSGSLEITDSAPRFFWRDRIFRPQTLVRRIRPISGTPRVSIRVRPTFSNGTVRPQITRGSNHVRYVGPEMTLRLTTGAPIDYVLDETFFNLSAPMDFILGPDETIDGGLAHTAREFEERTASYWRQWVANLALPFEWQDAVIRAAITLKLCTYEPTGAIIAAITTSIPEAPDSGRNWDYRFCWLRDAFFVVRAINSLGTVQTMENYFRYLMDIVADADGGHLQPVFGIGRERHLTEEILDNFAGYRGMGPVRCGNQAYEHYQHDVYGNVILGAAQIFFDRRIEMKPSITHFRLLEQAGEQAYRLHNTPDAGMWELRSRSRVHTSSSLMCWAACDRLAHIAAQLGESARVRHWRERADEIKERILAEAWSEKRKAFVESFGGETLDASVLLMAEVGFIDPRDPRFVSTVDQLEKALAIGAHMMRYEAADDFGKPEVAFNICAFWRLDALARIGRRDEAREIFEALLKARNPLGLLSEDTHPVTGEMWGNYPQTYSMVGIINGARRLSKPWETVV, from the coding sequence GTGACCACACTCAATCTCGGCGTTGTCGGCAATTGCACATTCTCCGCGCTGATCGATCCCAGGGGTCGGGTCGTCTGGTGCTGCCTGCCCCGTTTCGATGGCGATCCGGTGTTCAACGCGCTCCTGGCGGGGGAGGACGAGCCGACCGAAGGGCTCTTCTCGATCGAGCTCGAAGGCCTGGTGGAAACCGAGCAGAGCTATGACCAGAACACCGCCGTCCTGACCACACGGCTGCATGGCACGTCGGGCTCTCTCGAAATCACCGATTCCGCGCCGCGGTTCTTCTGGCGCGACCGCATCTTCCGTCCGCAGACCCTGGTCCGCCGCATCCGCCCGATCTCCGGCACGCCGCGCGTTTCCATTCGCGTGCGGCCCACCTTCAGCAACGGCACCGTGCGCCCGCAGATCACGCGCGGTTCGAATCACGTGCGCTATGTGGGTCCAGAGATGACGCTGCGGCTCACCACCGGCGCGCCGATCGACTACGTGCTCGACGAGACCTTCTTCAATCTCTCCGCCCCGATGGATTTCATTCTGGGGCCGGACGAGACGATCGATGGGGGTCTGGCGCACACAGCCCGCGAGTTCGAGGAGCGAACCGCGTCCTACTGGCGCCAGTGGGTGGCCAATCTCGCTTTGCCCTTCGAATGGCAGGACGCCGTGATCCGCGCCGCCATCACGCTGAAGCTGTGCACCTACGAGCCCACGGGCGCGATCATCGCCGCCATCACCACGAGCATCCCCGAAGCGCCTGACAGCGGACGGAACTGGGACTACCGCTTCTGCTGGCTGAGGGACGCCTTCTTCGTCGTGCGGGCGATCAACAGCCTCGGCACCGTGCAGACGATGGAGAACTATTTCCGCTATTTGATGGATATCGTCGCAGATGCGGACGGAGGCCATCTGCAACCCGTCTTCGGCATCGGCCGGGAGAGGCATCTGACCGAAGAGATCCTCGACAACTTCGCCGGCTATCGCGGCATGGGGCCGGTGCGATGCGGCAATCAAGCGTATGAGCATTATCAGCACGACGTCTACGGCAATGTGATCCTCGGCGCCGCGCAGATCTTCTTCGACCGCCGCATCGAGATGAAACCCTCCATCACGCATTTCCGGCTTCTCGAGCAGGCGGGCGAGCAGGCCTACCGGCTGCACAACACTCCGGATGCCGGCATGTGGGAACTCCGTTCCCGTTCGCGCGTTCATACATCTTCCAGCCTCATGTGTTGGGCGGCTTGCGACAGGCTGGCCCATATCGCCGCGCAACTGGGAGAAAGTGCGCGTGTTCGGCATTGGAGAGAACGTGCAGACGAGATCAAGGAGCGCATCCTCGCGGAAGCTTGGTCGGAAAAGCGGAAGGCTTTCGTGGAGAGTTTCGGAGGCGAGACGCTCGATGCGAGCGTACTTCTGATGGCCGAGGTGGGCTTCATCGATCCGCGGGATCCGCGCTTTGTCAGCACCGTGGACCAACTCGAGAAAGCCTTGGCGATCGGCGCCCACATGATGCGCTACGAGGCGGCCGACGATTTCGGCAAGCCCGAAGTGGCCTTCAATATCTGCGCCTTCTGGCGACTCGACGCGCTTGCCCGCATCGGCAGGCGCGACGAAGCCCGCGAGATCTTCGAGGCGCTGCTCAAGGCGCGCAACCCGCTCGGCCTCCTTTCGGAGGACACGCACCCCGTGACCGGCGAGATGTGGGGCAACTATCCGCAGACCTATTCGATGGTGGGCATCATCAACGGCGCCCGCCGGCTTTCCAAACCATGGGAGACAGTGGTGTGA
- the otsB gene encoding trehalose-phosphatase: MIVAAFRTLIHRDTMAGEAAPLSSLDYAGLKPAATAIFLDFDGTLADLAERPDEVSVPAATRAALERLVEATQGALAIVTGRPIDDIDHYLAPLRLPVAGVHGLERRTAAGARMTAAVDEEKFASVRGRLQAFVDAHPGLLLETKRGSMALHYRQRPELGDASIAAVHEAVNGSKGFHLLHGKMVIEVKGGKATKADALAAFMQEEPFCGRVPVFAGDDVTDEDAFRRIAVIKGISIKIGGGSTAALFRTEGTASFREWLGQLADSFDSRDY, from the coding sequence ATGATAGTGGCCGCCTTCCGCACTCTGATCCACCGTGACACCATGGCCGGCGAAGCAGCACCTCTCTCCTCCCTTGACTACGCCGGATTGAAACCGGCGGCTACGGCGATTTTCCTGGACTTCGACGGCACCCTGGCCGATCTGGCCGAGCGGCCCGACGAGGTTTCCGTCCCCGCCGCTACGCGCGCCGCGCTGGAGCGGCTCGTGGAGGCGACCCAAGGGGCGCTCGCCATCGTCACCGGGCGCCCGATCGATGACATCGACCACTATCTGGCGCCGTTGCGCCTGCCGGTGGCGGGGGTGCACGGGCTGGAGCGGCGGACGGCCGCAGGTGCGCGCATGACGGCTGCGGTGGATGAGGAGAAATTCGCCTCGGTCCGCGGCAGGCTCCAGGCCTTCGTCGATGCCCATCCGGGGCTGCTGCTGGAGACCAAGCGAGGCTCGATGGCGCTTCACTACCGCCAGCGGCCGGAACTCGGCGACGCCTCGATCGCCGCCGTGCACGAGGCCGTGAACGGATCGAAGGGCTTTCACCTCCTTCACGGCAAGATGGTGATCGAAGTGAAGGGTGGGAAAGCCACGAAGGCAGACGCGCTTGCGGCCTTCATGCAGGAGGAGCCGTTCTGCGGCCGCGTGCCGGTCTTTGCCGGCGACGACGTCACGGACGAGGATGCTTTTCGCCGAATTGCGGTTATAAAAGGGATTTCGATCAAGATCGGCGGCGGCTCGACCGCCGCCCTGTTTCGAACGGAAGGGACTGCGAGTTTTCGCGAATGGCTGGGGCAGTTGGCCGACAGCTTCGATTCCCGGGACTATTGA
- a CDS encoding aminotransferase class I/II-fold pyridoxal phosphate-dependent enzyme — protein MPKTSERILGIMPSGKDGWEVHFAAMTRKQAGEDILMLSVGDHDFDTPVETVAACVEAVQNGYHHYIQLPGLPRLREGLAGLSTACTGIDTAPEEVIVTQGGQGALFAACQAVLDPGSHAIIISPYYATYPGTVRAAGGRFTEIETRSRNGFEPDVEAIAEAIRPETRMILVNSPNNPTGAVYSRATMEAIAEICRRHDLWLLSDEVYWTLRADRAHVSPRSLSGMKERTLVVNSLSKSHGMTGWRVGWLTAPTEIVRHLVSLNIVSSYGMVDFVSRAAIAAVENGFGVADIAARYAGRRKAFLDAIRGLDGAVVRGSEGGMYVMLDISQVSPDAEAFAWGLLEAEKVAVMPGPSFGTAAEGHIRVSMCQDEPVLREAAGRIRRYIAAQTEKQQAAE, from the coding sequence ATGCCCAAGACCTCAGAACGCATCCTCGGAATCATGCCCTCCGGCAAGGACGGATGGGAGGTCCATTTCGCAGCCATGACGCGCAAGCAGGCGGGCGAGGACATCCTGATGCTCTCGGTGGGGGACCACGATTTCGACACGCCCGTCGAGACCGTCGCGGCCTGCGTGGAGGCGGTGCAGAACGGCTATCACCATTACATCCAGCTTCCCGGCCTGCCGCGGCTTCGCGAAGGTCTCGCCGGCCTTTCGACGGCTTGCACGGGCATCGACACCGCGCCCGAAGAGGTGATCGTCACGCAAGGCGGCCAAGGGGCGCTCTTCGCCGCCTGCCAGGCGGTGCTCGACCCCGGAAGCCACGCGATCATCATCTCGCCCTATTACGCCACCTATCCCGGCACCGTCCGCGCGGCGGGCGGGCGCTTCACCGAGATCGAGACGCGGTCACGAAACGGCTTCGAGCCGGATGTGGAGGCGATCGCGGAGGCCATCCGCCCCGAGACGCGGATGATCCTCGTCAACTCGCCGAACAATCCCACCGGTGCGGTCTATTCGCGTGCGACGATGGAGGCGATCGCGGAGATCTGCCGCCGGCACGATCTGTGGCTCCTTTCCGACGAGGTCTACTGGACCCTGCGCGCCGATCGCGCGCATGTCTCGCCGCGCTCCCTGTCCGGCATGAAGGAGCGCACGCTGGTCGTCAATTCGCTGTCCAAGAGCCATGGGATGACGGGATGGCGCGTCGGCTGGCTCACCGCCCCCACCGAGATCGTGCGGCACCTCGTCAGCCTCAACATCGTCTCGAGCTACGGCATGGTCGATTTCGTCTCCCGCGCCGCGATCGCGGCGGTGGAGAACGGCTTCGGCGTGGCGGATATCGCAGCGCGCTACGCCGGGCGCAGGAAGGCCTTTCTGGACGCGATCCGAGGTCTCGACGGCGCCGTGGTGCGCGGCTCGGAGGGCGGGATGTATGTAATGCTCGACATCTCGCAGGTGAGCCCGGATGCCGAGGCCTTCGCCTGGGGTCTGCTAGAAGCGGAGAAGGTGGCCGTCATGCCGGGGCCGAGCTTCGGCACCGCGGCCGAGGGCCATATCCGCGTCTCCATGTGCCAGGACGAGCCGGTGCTGCGTGAGGCGGCCGGGCGCATCCGCCGCTACATCGCCGCGCAGACCGAGAAGCAGCAGGCGGCCGAATGA
- a CDS encoding helix-turn-helix domain-containing protein — MSTSPSESAETDLKTKALRLLAGDIRQLRKARGLTLAGLASQLGRSVGWLSQVERGISLPSLADLRALANHFKVPVSFFLSPAAPDEKESQVVVRAEQRRKLAATQMGVQEELLSPDLGGRFEMIRCELAGGTSLPQPRRRAAEEAGYVVSGTFEVEIAGKWYSLAAGDSFCVRGETFRWRNPEDETAVVLWVISPPVC; from the coding sequence ATGTCCACGTCTCCGTCCGAAAGCGCGGAAACCGACCTGAAAACGAAGGCGCTGCGGCTTCTGGCCGGCGATATCCGCCAGTTGCGCAAGGCGCGCGGGCTCACGCTCGCCGGCCTTGCCTCGCAGCTTGGAAGGTCCGTCGGCTGGCTGAGCCAGGTCGAGCGTGGGATATCCCTGCCGAGCCTCGCCGACCTGCGCGCGCTTGCCAATCATTTCAAGGTGCCGGTGAGCTTCTTCCTCAGCCCGGCCGCGCCGGACGAGAAGGAATCGCAGGTGGTCGTGCGCGCCGAGCAGCGCCGCAAGCTCGCAGCGACCCAGATGGGCGTGCAGGAAGAACTTCTCTCACCCGATCTCGGCGGTCGCTTCGAGATGATCCGCTGCGAGCTCGCCGGCGGCACCTCCCTCCCCCAGCCGAGAAGGCGCGCGGCGGAGGAGGCGGGCTATGTGGTCTCCGGCACGTTTGAAGTGGAAATCGCGGGCAAGTGGTACAGCCTCGCCGCGGGCGACAGTTTCTGTGTGCGGGGCGAGACCTTCCGATGGCGCAATCCGGAAGATGAAACCGCGGTCGTTCTGTGGGTCATTTCACCGCCGGTCTGCTGA
- a CDS encoding nitroreductase has protein sequence MLAPDQKSADADAIAAVDHAITSRRSVRAFLPDPVDEETIGDILRVASRAPSGTNMQPWKVYVTAGETKRRMGEAILSSGIRAEKADWDEYKYYPDSFFEPYLSRRRAVGYALYGLLGIGRREVDRMRAQHDRNFVFFDAPVGMIFTVDRRLNKGSWIDHGMFLQSIMVAARARGLHTCPQAAFAPYHRFIRPILGIPEEEVVVCGMALGYEDTSKPENRLRTERAPLEEWAAFFR, from the coding sequence ATGTTGGCACCGGACCAGAAATCAGCGGATGCGGACGCCATAGCCGCGGTCGATCACGCCATCACCTCGCGCCGTTCCGTGCGGGCCTTCCTGCCCGATCCAGTGGACGAGGAGACGATCGGCGACATTCTTCGCGTCGCTTCACGGGCGCCTTCCGGCACGAACATGCAGCCCTGGAAGGTCTATGTGACGGCCGGAGAAACCAAGCGCAGGATGGGGGAGGCCATCCTTTCCTCCGGCATCCGCGCCGAGAAAGCGGACTGGGACGAGTACAAGTATTATCCCGACAGCTTCTTCGAGCCCTATCTCTCGCGCCGCCGTGCGGTCGGCTACGCGCTTTACGGCCTGCTCGGCATCGGCCGGCGCGAGGTCGACCGGATGCGCGCCCAGCACGACCGCAACTTCGTCTTCTTCGACGCGCCCGTCGGCATGATCTTCACCGTCGACCGCCGGCTCAACAAGGGCTCGTGGATCGACCACGGCATGTTCCTGCAGTCGATCATGGTCGCGGCGCGGGCGAGGGGGCTGCACACCTGCCCGCAGGCTGCATTCGCCCCCTATCACCGCTTCATCCGGCCGATCCTCGGCATCCCGGAGGAGGAGGTGGTGGTGTGCGGGATGGCGCTCGGCTACGAGGACACCTCCAAGCCCGAGAACCGGCTCCGGACCGAGCGCGCGCCGCTTGAGGAATGGGCTGCATTCTTCCGCTGA
- a CDS encoding EF-hand domain-containing protein, with protein sequence MFRKILVSALALSVAAGAVSLAEAQQADNDAPAAAQPAPNAPKGIFGRLDADGDGSISQDEFGGTRMDMLQAADENQDGTLSQEELTNYVMLREFQRRAERLANRLDIDGDGTVTVAEIEDHQGKRFALLDRNSDGMLSQDELRRGEFGKRAMHMRGMDRDGPRFSMRHGEGHHRKFMHHRMEPAGPAGQEPSQQ encoded by the coding sequence ATGTTTCGCAAAATTCTCGTCTCCGCGCTCGCGCTGTCGGTGGCTGCCGGCGCGGTGAGCCTTGCCGAAGCCCAGCAGGCGGACAACGACGCGCCGGCCGCCGCCCAGCCGGCCCCGAATGCGCCGAAGGGGATTTTCGGCCGCCTGGACGCCGATGGCGACGGCTCGATTTCCCAGGACGAGTTCGGCGGCACCCGGATGGACATGCTGCAGGCCGCCGACGAGAACCAGGACGGCACGCTCTCGCAGGAGGAACTCACCAATTACGTCATGCTGCGCGAGTTCCAGCGCCGCGCCGAGCGGCTTGCGAACCGGCTCGACATCGATGGCGACGGCACGGTGACCGTTGCCGAGATCGAGGACCATCAGGGCAAGCGCTTCGCGCTGCTCGACCGCAACAGTGACGGCATGCTGAGCCAGGATGAACTCCGCCGCGGCGAGTTCGGCAAGCGCGCGATGCACATGCGCGGCATGGACAGGGACGGGCCGCGCTTCTCCATGCGCCATGGCGAGGGCCATCATCGCAAGTTCATGCATCATCGCATGGAACCTGCCGGCCCCGCCGGACAGGAGCCGTCTCAGCAGTAG